ACTCCCCTCATGGACATAGGGTCACACCCTTCACCATGAGGAGGGAACACTGCGTTATGACGACTCCTGGAGGGAGCCCTAGAAGTATTGTCCCCAAGGTAATGTCCACTGTTAGTAAAAAAGGGAAAGCACAAGGAAACTTGTAATCACTACCACTTCCCCAGCTGGACGAGGGCTGGATGGACGACGACAGGAACGACTTCCTGGATGACCTGCACATGGACATGCTGGAGGAGCAGCACCACCAGGCCATGCAGTTCACAGCCAGTGTCCTCCAGCAGGTAACCTGGGGGCCAGCCCCACACCCCACAGGCACATGCCCTCCCCTCCGTCCCTTCCTGCTGCTCAGGAGCATCCAAAATGCACCCGCCTGGAAGATAGAAAGCACTTAGGCCATTTCCCATGTCTGAGCGAGAGAAATGCAAGCCCAACGCTCCCTGGCCGAGCTGTCACGGCTGAGCAGTCACCCTGGGCTTAGCTGCCTTCTGATATCTGTTGGTGCCAGCATTCCCGTAGACTCGGGGAAGCCGTGTATTTGAAACTGAGCAATTCCCTGTTTAACCTGAGCTTGGGGGAGCCTAGTAGCTGCCTCCTGTGCCCTCCCATGGTCAGGGTCACACTCCCACTTTCTGAGTCCCTATGAGCACTCCGTGCATCCTGGGACCCCTGCACTGCTCTACTTGTGAAACTCACTCACTGAAATAACCATTATTATTCCCACTGGAAACAATGATAAGGTGCCCAGACAGACAGTGCTGGCCAGTGCCCCACCCTACTGTCAGCCTCCTCCGGAAACACTTGTCCTACAAGGGTGTTCTTGTTTTCTCCGTGCAGAAGAAGCACGAGGAAGACGGTGGGACCACGGACACGGCCACCATCCTGTCCAACCAGCACGAGAAGGACAGCGGCGTGGGGCGGACAGACGAGAGCACGCGCAACGACGAGAGCTCGGAGCAGGAGAACAACGGTGACGACGCCATGGCGTCCTCCAACCCGCTGGCGGGCCAGAGGAAGCTCACGTGCAGCCAGGACACGCTGGGCAGCGGTGACCTGCCCTTCAGCAACGAGTCCTTCATGTCGGCCGACTGCACGGACGTGGACTACCTGGGCATCCCAGTAGATGAGTGCGAGCGCTTCCGCGAGCTGCTGGAGCTCAAGTGCCAGGTGCAGAGCGGCGGCCCATACGGCCTGTGCGACGCGGCCAAGAGCGAGCCCGAGAGCGTGGACAAGGAGCTGGAGCTGCTCAACGAGGAGCTGCGCAGCATCGAGCTCGAGTGCCTGAGCATCGTGCGCGCACACCGGCTGCAGCAACTGCGGGAGCAGGCGCGGGAGCCCTGGCTGCTGGCGCCTGGCGCCTTCCGCAGCTACGCGGCCAGCGTGGACGGGCGCCGGCGTGAGCTGGCCGACATCACCGAGCTGCCCGAGAAGTCCGACAAGGACAGCTCAAGCGCCTACAACACGGGCGAGAGCTGCCGCAGCACCCCGCTTGCCCTGGAGCTGTCCCCGGACAACTCCCTGCGGAGGGCGGCCGAGGGCGGCGCCGAGGCCAACCTCCTGGCCATCACAGAAGACCCCGAGGTGGGTACCCCACTCTACAGCCCTTCGGCCAAAGAACCTGAGCTCGGGCCCGCCCTGGAGGGCTCGGAGCACAGGGCCGAGGGCAGCAGGAGCCCGCCGCTGCGCGCTGCCTGCCGGTCCGCAGCCCCGCACTCGCCCTACAAGCACGCGCACATCCCCGCGCACGCGCAGCACTACCAGAGCTACATGCAGCTCATCCAGCAGAAGTCGGCCGTGGAGTATGCGCAGAGCCAGATGAGCCTGGtgagcatgtgcaaggacctcaACTCCGCCACCTCCTCCGAGCCGCGCATGGAGTGGAAGGTGAAGATCCGCAGCGACGGCACGCGCTACATCACCAAGCGGCCCGTGCGCGACCGCCTGCTGCGGGAGCGTGCGCTCAAGATCCGCGAGGAGCGCAGCGGCATGACCACCGACGACGACAACCTGAGCGAGATGAAGATGGGCCGCTACTGGAGCAAGGAGGAGCGCAAGCAGCACCTGGTGAAGGCCAAGGAGCAGCGGCGCAGGCGCGAGTTCATGATGCAGAGCAGGTTAGACTGTCTGAGGGAGCAGCAGGGGGCcgaggagaggaaggaggtgagcATCCTGGAACTGAGCCACAAGAAGATGATGAAGAAGAGGAACAAGAAGATCTTCGACAACTGGATGACCATCCAGGAACTCCTGACGCACGGCACCAAGTCCCCCGATGGCACGAGAGTGTACAATTCCTTCCTCTCCGTGACTACTGTATAATGCCCACCTCGGCGCGCGGTTCATAGGAGTGACCACCACCGGGGGGTGGAGATTCCTGCCTCGTTCAATGCGGCACGTTTTTGTATATAAGACAGTCATCCTGTTTATAGTCTCAGTCTGTCACACCTGCGACTGGGCTGTCACCGCTGTTTTCAGTGCAGGTAAAATTACACCCTTTACCGTCTTTGAAGGCAATACTAACAGCTTTTTTCAAATAGCAATTGTACTTTTTTACTTGTTACCTTTTACATAAAgtgtttaaatttcaaaaagatcTTTTATTACGTATACTTTCACAGAATAATTTGTTGAAActatattcatataaaaaaaaagttaaacacgctttttttttcctgcctaaaATACAACTGCCGGTATGTATTTTTAATGGAATCCTATTTTATAACCTTACTTTGCTGAATGTGTTTCATACGGATGACCATTAATATATATGTAGGTCAAGGTTTCAACTCAAAACCACCAACTTCTGTGGTTCAGGATTTAATAACAATAATCAAACCAGCACTACTTAGACTTGGAATGATACGTTGACACAGTTTTCTGGTGAAGGTTCCTAAGAGATTGTAAAGGTCTTAGAAAGCAAAATATCCTGCAGCTTTATGGAAGTTTAAGCATGTTTGCAAATATTGCAGCCTGTTGGAAGATTTGCATGTACAGGAAAAGTTGTGGATGGAGATGGTTTGTGAAACTTTAAGTGTTCATTGTAGTCAGCCTTTGCTTTGTAGATCGGAAGGTACAGACTTATATAAGCAAGTTCATGAAATCACCTTTAGTTACAAACACTAagtaaaatgaagttaaaataaattattattttctatttgatatGTTTTGATGTGATTCCTCATTTTGCAGTGGTGcctacaaaataaaaaccttttgcagtgtttattttttttcccttggttgtATGACCTGCTACCTTGGAAGGATTCACCTCTTTCAGCCTAGAAGCCAATGACATAAGTAAATCAAGATCTAACAGCACTGAATAAGGCCACAAATATACCGTCCATAGAGTCCTGCATTGTGACAGCTTGACTGACAGCGAGCTTCACTCTGGCCCAATGCCCTATCAATATGAATGGTTGTGAACAAGTTTAGCAGTTGGGGCCATGTTAACTGATTATTACTCACAGGCAGTAATGATTGGTGTAAACCAAAGAAATAACTATCAACTCTGGGCGAGTTTGTCCAACTTTCCATTTCTATGGTAAATCTGCAAATTGGGCAGTATTTTCATACATTAAAAGGGGTCACCAAAGTAGGTGGGCTTCAAAAGTGATCTCTTTCAGACCACAATCACTGTCAAGAGCCTATGTAATAAATCTGCTACCAATTGTTCCCTTTACACTAATTGCCACTATAATACctactgaaaaataaagattagcAAGAGTATGCATGATACCAGATATCTGCTTTACTCACATTGAAATTTGGATTGAAACAGCAAGGCATTTTAGATATCTCAGACATCAATTTCTTTCCAAAGACCCATTAAAACCTCAATCCTTCCTTTGGGGCCGGAATCTTAAAACCCATTGGTAGTTACACTTGTAATAAAATAACTTCATGAAAATGAGATACTGAAATATTTATCACCACTAAAATTACTAAGGtaatgacataatttcttttaacctagaggtgcttaatcacggagccacatccccagccctttatattttaacacagggccttgctaagtttctgaggctggctttgaactatgatcctcctgcctcagcctcccaagctgcttggatGTCAGGTGGACACTACCACACCCGATGGTAATTACATGATTTACATACTAATCCCGCTACACAATTCTAACGAGCCCTCCAAGGTGACATTTTTGCAGAGTGGACTGTTAGGCCACGGTATCCCTGTACTTTCGAATCCAACCTCCAACAGAATTGGATCCAAGTTTCCAAGTCCCCAAGCCCTGTGTTCCCAGTGAGTGTCACACAGAGAACATATACTAGCCCAGTGAATTATGCAGCACCTATGAGCATCTGTTTGGGGGGAGGGGCGAATAGCTTCCCTCTCTTGGGTGTTGTCACTAAAGCCCACCCAGAACAAAATATCCAAGAGTCATGGGGTATGAGAATCAAGCAGAAGGGTTTCTGATCAGGGCTTCCCATGTACCTCTGGAATTAGGGACCAGCCCATGCGCTTAGGGAAAAGTACAGGGAAATAATAAAGCCAGAGGCATTTAAGTCCCAGTCTAGATACTTGGGTTCCAACTTCTGTCTCAAATCACTCCATCAGCTAGATACACCTGCTGCTGCTCACTACTTGAAATGCAAACTGAGGTCTCAATTTAATTCAGATCCAGTCCTTAAAAAGTTGAGACACCCCTTAGAAATCATCACTCTGCCAATGAGAACTGGAGGAGGCAAGGAAACTCGGTGAGGCTCATTAATAACCAAACTGGGACTGGAATTCAGCCCCCGACCCCCGGCCCCATGTCTCTGATAGCCCCACACCCAGGAGCATCCTCTGCGCAATTTCAATACATTCCATCCCATACCCTCAATCACCAATGGCTGCCCAGGGTGAGCACGAGCCCGCAAACATGAATCTTCCCCTTCTTCAATCAACCTGAGCTCCCCAATGCCTCCCTGTGCAAGCCTCACTGAGCTGGTGGCGAGTCAAGGGATTTTCCTGGGTAATAGCAAGGAGACAATTTACCCTTCCGTGGTCACTGACGTGCAACCCTCCATCCCGTGTAAACAGCGACCACTGTGACCAACAGGTCTTTCTACCAGCCCTGCTGCCTGTACCATGGTTCCTGGGCTCATTAAGAATCGGATAGAAGCTATGGATTCCCTCTGCTGGGGGGAAAAAGTGTACTTAAAGCAAATAATACATCATTGATGGCATTTAATATCAGACACTTGACATAACCCTGGAACCTACTCGTGCACTCTCACGGGTAAGAGGACTCCAAGTTTGGGCCAGCTAAATTTAATAGCActatggatttatttttcaagCTTCATTTGCTTGTATTTTGCAGAATTAGTTGATGTGAATGCCTGCTTTTAATATcaaggaatacatttttttttccttatcagaACCATATTGCTTAAGGCTATGAAAACATGATTGACCACTAGGACATCGACAGTTGTGCTAAGGTTTTTCTCACAGCTAAGTACATTTAGGAACTGTGAGAGCATATTCCCGATTCTCCATAGCAGCTACCCCCATCTGCCTCAAGACTCTCTTACACTTTTTCTAGAagacaaagagaaggaaatgaggactTATCAACCCTGTAGAGCTACAATTCAGAAGCCACAAGCCACACTTTAAAATGTGGTGGACCCAATGCCAACACTCCTGGGTCCGATCCCTAGCACtgaaataactttaaataaataaaacgtgGCTAGTCCACATTCACATGTTCTAGGAAAACGCATTTTGAagacttaactttttaaaaagaggtaaacTATTGCAAAAGTTTTTATAGatcttgaaataatatttttcatgtgaTGGGTTCATAAGATACACAACTGTCACTCATTCCTTTGTCACTTGGATTCTAGAGCATTCTAAATGACATATGTGGCTTGTATTAAATGTCCACCAAGTATCAGCTGAGCATGTCCTGACCGTGAAGCCTGGTCTCCGCTGAATTCTCAGGCCTGTTCTTTGAGGCAGGTGACTTTATCAACAATTAGACTCCAGGGAAGTCCTCCGCCCAGTGAGTAGAGAGATGTTATTTGAATGCGCAACACCGGACGCAAGACCCTTTCCCCATCACCACTGTCACCCCATCTGCCTCTCGAGAAGCAATCCAAAGTAGGCTCGGGTTGTGTTAATATCTGTGGCACATttacaattataataaaataaattgcatCTAAGTGACAGACATTTCCCTCGGTTCCTTTTAAGTTCTAAATTACAGACTCTCCTCTCTTGCCAAGAATACAGGACAACGCATTAAAAAATGTAGAAGCGTGAGGCACAAATTAAGCTCGTCATTTCTCGTGTGGCAACAGGAGATCCCGAAAATCAAGACTCACAAGCACCCAGTGTGGGATTGCCCATCGCCTTGGGAATCCTCGTGGAGGATGAATTGGGAGACTCCACAGCCCCACGCAGCCCTGGGCAGTAGGTTGCAGGTGACTAGTCACAACTCTGCCCCAAACTGAGGGGGAGAGAATTCGTCGTAGCAAGTGGCAACCACTCCCACCTTCATTTCTGTGTCCCCATTGTCTTAGCATCTCTTGGATTTCCGTGTGCACCCGCTAGTTAAAAAGAAATCACCAAaaccagagaagctgcaagaattCTCTTGGCAAATGCTGTGGTCTTCGATTTGGATGAAATGCGAATCCCCTTCAGCGGTTACGGAAGCCAGCATAGCTCTTCAGGTTTCGttagatgtttttgttttgggtttttttaatcatttttttctttcgcTTCCAGTTGCACCCAATCCTGGAGGGTCGGGGGCAGCAGGGGCACGCGATGGGTTTTCCTTTATCAGTGGCAGGAGCCTGACCCCCATCGCACCTGGATTTGTTCTCCAATGAGACATGGACCTCGGGGGCACGAGGACTTGGCCGCCAAACTCTCCCCAGTGGCTCACGCCCCCTGCGTCAGGAGCCAGGCCAGGCGCCCTGGGAAGGCCCCCGAGGTGGGCAGGCAGAGCCCCTCAGCCACCCGCCCGGGCTTCTCCCTATACCCCAATGCTTCTCGGGTGTCATTTTGTCACAGAGAGACCCCTTTGAACTCCAGAGAGGGCACAGCCTCGTAGGAAACGCGGGGATTCATAGGCCCCATGCTGTAGGCGTGGCAGAGGTCACCTGGCCCTCCCAGGCCAGCAGCCTCAGCCATCTTTGTGACCTTGAAGACGACCTCCTTGACCTTGGCAGTAGATGCTCTGAGAGGTCACCAAGAGGCATGAGCGAGAAGAGACGGAATGGATCGACTGGACTTAATTGTTGGTGGAAGGCTATGAAGTGACCAGGTCATCTGCATCTGGGGGAACAAGCAAGCCACCCTTCGGGAAGGCTCCGGGATCGAGGAGGCgcccagagccccagccccagggaagaGGGGCCACTTTCCCCAACCAAATAGACCCACTCAAAGACGGCGACAGAGGTCAGCAGACCTGTCTCCAAAGATGGAAATCCAAAGGCCAGCAAGCCCTTCAACATGCCCTAGTCATCACCCACTCTCAGGTGGCCACCAGGTGGCCGCACCCCCAGGAGGCGCCTCTGGAAACGCGGAAGTGGTTTCTCAGAAATGTCCTAGAATTGCCATAGGCCTCCGCACTGTGACTTCTGAGTACAGAAGCAAATGACCTGAAGGCAGAGGCTAAACAGACATCTGTGTCTGAGTGGTCACTGCAGGTGACTCATGCCAGCCACCAGGTGGAAACCTACATGCACCCGTAATGGATAAACAGAGTGgggcacaatggaatattattgggCCATGAAAGGGAATGGATTCTGATAGATGTCACAACCCAGATGAACCTTGAAGTATtttgctaagtgaattaagccagaGATAAAGGCATAAATACTATATAATTCTagatttatgaaagaaaaattcataaagCAATAAATTAAAAGCGATTTTCAGTTCTGAGGGAAAGAGTTATTGCTCAGCAGGTAGAGAGTTTCTGGGGAAACAAAATTGTTTTGGAAACATAGTGGTGAATGTAACCAATGTCACACACATGGCACTAAAAGTGGTTAAAAGGGCCATGTTACTGTGTATATGATTTATAGTATGTAGCATATTTGCTTCTCCATGCGACATAATATTGTACAGAGACCTATGTCACATGCACATAATTACGATCCTAAAGATCCGTGTCTTAGACTCAAGCCAGATTCCTTTCCTGGGGACACGTGGGTCATGGGGTATTGGACACCACTCACTCTCGGCCCCCTAGTGAGCTCAGGGGCCGATCATGTGCCACCCCAGGGGGTCCCCTGTGTTCACCAAAGCCCCCCAGATGCCGGGTCAGATCTGATCTGAGGTCAAAGGGACCCGAGCCACATGAGGCCGGAGCCGCTCACATCGCCGAGCGCTCTTCTTAACGGGGGTCTGGGGAACGAACGGCACCCCCACTCTGCCGAGCCTCCAACCTGGGAGTCGGCACAGGGCGTGGATGTGGCCACCTTGGGATCCCCAAGGACAGTCACAAGTGGTGTCCAATAGCACCAAGCACGTGTTAGGAACCCCAACACGCCTACATGACACCTGGGCTCCGCGGGGCCTGGCAGGGGACGGGCTCCCTCCAGAAATGAAGTCAGCCGCAGATTGGCCTCCTGCCGCCCTCCAGGGGACGCCCCAGGGCTCTGTGTCAGCTCCAAACGGAAAAACCAGGCCACAAGGGCACGCTCAGCAGGCCGTCCCCCACCAGAGTCCTGGGAATTGTCACAAATTGCCGACATGAGGAACGGACCCCCCATGGGACCCGGccacccctctcctcctccttcatcctaCAGAACTAAAACCTGCACCACAGTGAGCCGCGCACACCAGTGTTTACAGCAGCGCGATTCACAGGGGCCACAGGGTTTGTAAGTCATAAAGGGCAAAGTACCCATTACACACACACTCAGGGCTGCTGACGTCCTCCTAACAGCCATAATACTTCCACTCACAGCAGAAGACTAGAATTTAGCCAGGGGTCAGTGACCCTGCTCTGTAAAGGACCGTGCGGTGACATCGCCGATGCGAGGGCCAGAGACAAACGCGAGGGCCAGCGCTGGGTTCTTGGGGTCAAAGAGAAAACACATCTCCATGTTTTACTCGGTGGATCACAAAGCACCTGAGCAGGGTTTTGAGTCCTGCAGACTCAGGACTAAGAAGAGAATCTGTCAGGGAGGGGGCCATTTTACTGAGTGTTCAGTCAGTGCCCCCCACACCCCGTCATTAAGTTGGTTGCAAGTATACCCTGGTAAGACCCCTTCAGCACCTGGGCCAAAGGAAACAGGGCTGGCTGGCTTGGCTGGGGTACACAGTCCCCCGACTCCTGGGTCAGAACATGTATtacagcgtgtgtgtgtgtgtgggcctGTGGGTGTGCATGTGGGTGGGCCAGTGGGTGTGCATGTGGGTGGGCCAGTGGGTGGGCCTGTGGGTGGGCCAGTGGGTGGGTCTGTAGGTGGGCCTGTGGGTGGGCCAGTGGGTGGGCCAGTGGGTGGGCCAGTGGGTGGGCCTGTGGGTGGGCCTGTGGGTGGGCCTGTGGGTGGGCCAGTGGGTGGGCCTGTGGGTGGGCCAGTGGGTGGGCCTGTGGGTGGGCCAGTGGGTGGGCCTGTGGGTGGGCCTGTGGGTGGGCCTGTGGGTGGGCCAGTGGGTGGGCCTGTGGGTGGGCCAGTGGGTGGGCCAGTGGGTGGGCCAGTGGGTGGGCCTGTGGGTGGGCCAGTGGGTGGGCCAGTGGGTGGGCCTGTGGGTGGGCCTGTGGGTGGGCCAGTGGGTGGGCCAGTGGGTGGGCCAGTGGGTGGGCCAGTGGGTGGGCCTGTGGGTGGGCCTGTGGGTGGGCCAGTGGGTGGGCCAGTGGGTGGGCCAGTGGGTGTGCATGTGGGTGGGCCtgtgtacacacaaacacatataaagATCCAGCTGCAGGTGGACGGATGGAGGGAGATGCATCTACCATGAGGAACGGCTCCCAGGACTGTGGAGGGGAGAGGGCCCTCATCTGCAGGTTCGGTCTGCCAGCCGAGGACTCAGAGCTGGCAGCATAGTTCCAGTCCCCAAACTGACACATTCAAGGTCCCCAAGGAGCTGTTTCATTTGAACCCAAAGACAGCTGCTGTGCAAAGATCCTGGGGCATGAAAACCGTCATGCAGGGAGGGGCCGATGTGTCCTTACAGATGGGCCTTTGGTTGGGCTTAATGGCCTTGCTGCAGGGTGGGAGAGTCCCCCACAACAGCTGCAGGGTCACCCATGCCAGGGTCACCCATGCCTTGCTTCTGCTGCTGTGCAGACACCACCGTGCCCCATGTCCAGGTGacagcccagccccctccccctggcTTTCCTGGCCTGCTGTGGTACTGTGGCCACCCTGGAGCCCCCAAAACTGTACATCACGGTTGAATCGTGCCCCCCCCAACGTCACACGTTGGCATCCTCACCCCCTGAGGCTCAGAACGGGGCCTTACGTGGAAACCGTGTGATCAGGATGATATGGGGTCACTGGACAGCTCCAGCCCAGGATGACCGGCATCTCACAGAAGGGGGACATCGGGGACACAGGCACCCGGCAGAGGGCGGCCTGGGAAGTGAGGGCCGCACAGAGGGGCCACTTCACTAGGCCAGGAACGCGAGGTCGCCCCGCCCCTCCAGGGCAAGGAGAGAGGCAGGAGCCCAGGAGCCCTCAGCCATGCCCGCCCGGTCCCAGGCGTCCAGCCTGCACAGCTGTGGGACAGTAGATGCCTGTGGAAGCCACGCTTGTTGCTACTTAGGTCCAGCATAGAACAAGGCGTCACCTGGGCCCTGCCTGCCACTGTCCCCGGCTTCTCCTGTATAGAATTGCTGCCCGATTCAGGGGGGctcctagtttttaaaataaaatcagaggctACTTCACAGAACCAGGTCTGGGCAGCACCTGGGGGCCAGCGTGCGGGTCAGGAGGCCGGACCTGATGCAGCAGGCCAGGGCAAGTCCCCGAGGGCAGCAGGGGCCACGTTCCCGAGGTCGGCGTCTGCAGGGTTCCCAGTGGCTGCTGGGCCACCGGCCTGGCTGGCAACGGCTGACTACCCTTCATCTGGGAGGTCCCTCCCCGAGGCCGAGCTGTCTGGACTATTCCAGGTCACCCACACCAGAGAACCCCACCAGCACTTAGAGATGTGTTGGGCAGTAAAAGCCAGCCATGACTGCCCGCAGGAAGACTCGGAGAGCTTAAAATGTGATCAGCTTTGCTGATAAGAGCACGGCATTAGGTGACCATAAATTGTTGATAACGGCCTTCTGCAGACGGCCAGCTGGCGCAACGGGATCAGGAAGTCAAGAGAAGAATTGCTCGATACGAGTCCCCAAAGATCCCTTCCACCCAGGGCACCCAGATGAGGAGCTTGCCCACGGGGCGTTATCTGGTCCTTGCACCATACAGCCATCGACTCGCGGGCAGGGAGCCATCCTCGGCCAAATCTTCTCCCTTTTAAGCCCAAGAGtctcagctctggaggctgggggtgCCCCAGTCCCCATGAGGAGAAACCCGGGGCAGAGCGTCTTCCCTACCCCATCCCCCTTCCAGGGTGGCCCCCGACACCTGTCACAGCCCAGCACAGCCAGGGGACCTCACAGGGCCCTGGGATGGGGCAGCGTTGAGAGGCAGCAGCACCCATCTCTCCCCCTTGaatgagcacctactgtgtacctGTCCCTGAGCAAAGCTAGTGAATCCAGCAGGTGCCTAGGAAGCCCCCGAGGCTGCGAGCGTTTGCAGGAGTGAGGATGTCACACGTCTGTGAGGCTGAATGACAGGTTCAAAGTCCCTCGCTCAGCAAGCCGCAGGGCTGGGCGCTTATCAGGACCAGTCGCGCCCTGAGCCACCCTCCCTGTGGCCAGCTGAGGACTCGCTAATGGAGGCCACTGCTTTCCATGAACCAGCGAACAGTCCTGGGACTAATGGTACGAGGGAGTGACCTCCTGGGGTCACTAGGCCTCTGTCCTGTGTCCCTGCAGGCGGCCAGCAAAACATGCTCTTTTTCACCTGGTCCCTTCCACTTCAGCAAGAGCCACCAACAGACGTCTCTTACCCAAGAAAATCCTCCCCAAAGCATTTCCTGGTTTCCCTGGAAGCCGGGGCACACCCTGTTGTCGATTCACAGAAACGGGGTCATccctctgtgactggcttttTCCCCTAAAGAATGTGCCACAGGCAGTTCCCACATGAACGCACAAGTGGCCACGTCATTTTCCACAAATGCAGGGTGCCCTGCACACGGAGGCACTGTGCGTCACCGTGCCACGCAGAAGCCATCGAGTCACGCCAGCGTCTGCCTATAACCCCCACCACCCCCGCCTCAGCTCAGCAGGGGAGGGTGCATCTCACACCCCGAGAGACCCCCACCCCAGGAAAGCTGCGCCAACCAGCACCGTGCCCAGCTGCACACGAGGTGTCGGGAGATGACCTCCCTGACCCTGGTAGGACACCATGGGGAAACCTATTCCCCTCCCTCCAGACCCTTCTCTGCCCCTCGGGGTCTTTGCAGACTCTGCCCCCTCTTCTGGACTCCCCATCCGTCCTGCTCCCCGGTGACTCTCCTGCCGTCCCAGGGGAAGGGAGCCCCCTTAGAGACGCGGGAAAGTGGGCACAGCCTCAATGCCAGTCCCCCTGTCTGCACAGCACCTCAGGATTCCTCCCTGGTATTTATCGAGTGGAACCGATCTGCTTCGTGTCCGTCCTGGTGATAGACTGGGAACTCCATGAGGACCTGGCACGGGGCTCGCCCGCTGCCTCCGCAGAGCTAACACCCAGCACAGCACCCATGGAGggcgaggaggaggagagggagggagggagaggggccgGCGCAGAAGGGCGGCTAGATGGACAGGCCGTGCCAGGAAGTCCTCAGAGCAGGGATGTTCCTTAAGAGCCACCCGACCTGGCACTCCAGACGGGGCCCGCCGAGCAGACGGCAAGCACGTGGGGCAGGAGCCCCAGGTGGACAGGACAgaggaggggacgggaggagggGGTGCAGGGCCCCATGGCCACAGGTGAATaggccacagtgaatctcatgtCGACATAAGGCACAACTAAATAGTGAGGGTGACAGGAGGGAGATCGCAGAGCCCTGCGACAGgcggggagggaagagaaggtcCTGGGAATCGGGTGGATCACATCCCGCTCTGCGCGTCTGCGAGATGGCACCCAGACACGGTAGCATGCGGTGACTATGCACCAGAAGGTAATAAAAGAGGGTCCGTGTGCCCCAGAGCCCACGAAAACCTCCCAACAGGCTGAGACACCATCGTAGAGGCCACCTCCATCAGTCGGGTCGGGGCCCCGGGGCAGCCCACCAGCAAACCGGAGCCCTTCTACGGGCCAGAAGTGCAGATCCAAGGTGTGAGCAGGGCC
The sequence above is a segment of the Ictidomys tridecemlineatus isolate mIctTri1 chromosome 16, mIctTri1.hap1, whole genome shotgun sequence genome. Coding sequences within it:
- the Pdzrn3 gene encoding E3 ubiquitin-protein ligase PDZRN3 isoform X1 — encoded protein: MGFELDRFDGDVDPDLKCALCHKVLEDPLTTPCGHVFCAGCVLPWVVQEGSCPARCRGRLSAKELNHVLPLKRLILKLDIKCAHAARGCGRVVKLQALPEHLERCDFAPARCRHAGCGQLLLRRDVEAHMRDACDARPVGRCQEGCGLPLTHGEQRAGGHCCARALRAHNSALQARLGALHKALKKEALRAGKREKSLVAQLAAAQLELQMTALRYQKKFTEYSARLDSLSRCVAAPPGGKDNQDGSSSEGIFVSRIVESGPAAKEGGLQIHDRIIEVNGKDLSRATHDQAVEAFKTAKEPIVVQVLRRTPRTKMFTPPAEAQLVDAGTQTDITFEHIMALTKMSSPSPPVLDPYLLPEEHPSAHEYYDPNDYMGDMHQDMDREELELEEVDLYRINSQDKLGLTVCYRTDDEDDIGIYISEIDPNSIAAKDGRIREGDRIIQINGIEVQNREEAVALLTSEENKNFSLLIARPELQLDEGWMDDDRNDFLDDLHMDMLEEQHHQAMQFTASVLQQKKHEEDGGTTDTATILSNQHEKDSGVGRTDESTRNDESSEQENNGDDAMASSNPLAGQRKLTCSQDTLGSGDLPFSNESFMSADCTDVDYLGIPVDECERFRELLELKCQVQSGGPYGLCDAAKSEPESVDKELELLNEELRSIELECLSIVRAHRLQQLREQAREPWLLAPGAFRSYAASVDGRRRELADITELPEKSDKDSSSAYNTGESCRSTPLALELSPDNSLRRAAEGGAEANLLAITEDPEVGTPLYSPSAKEPELGPALEGSEHRAEGSRSPPLRAACRSAAPHSPYKHAHIPAHAQHYQSYMQLIQQKSAVEYAQSQMSLVSMCKDLNSATSSEPRMEWKVKIRSDGTRYITKRPVRDRLLRERALKIREERSGMTTDDDNLSEMKMGRYWSKEERKQHLVKAKEQRRRREFMMQSRLDCLREQQGAEERKEVSILELSHKKMMKKRNKKIFDNWMTIQELLTHGTKSPDGTRVYNSFLSVTTV
- the Pdzrn3 gene encoding E3 ubiquitin-protein ligase PDZRN3 isoform X3; this translates as MGCSLCSLQKQEEQYKLLYEVCQVNGKDLSRATHDQAVEAFKTAKEPIVVQVLRRTPRTKMFTPPAEAQLVDAGTQTDITFEHIMALTKMSSPSPPVLDPYLLPEEHPSAHEYYDPNDYMGDMHQDMDREELELEEVDLYRINSQDKLGLTVCYRTDDEDDIGIYISEIDPNSIAAKDGRIREGDRIIQINGIEVQNREEAVALLTSEENKNFSLLIARPELQLDEGWMDDDRNDFLDDLHMDMLEEQHHQAMQFTASVLQQKKHEEDGGTTDTATILSNQHEKDSGVGRTDESTRNDESSEQENNGDDAMASSNPLAGQRKLTCSQDTLGSGDLPFSNESFMSADCTDVDYLGIPVDECERFRELLELKCQVQSGGPYGLCDAAKSEPESVDKELELLNEELRSIELECLSIVRAHRLQQLREQAREPWLLAPGAFRSYAASVDGRRRELADITELPEKSDKDSSSAYNTGESCRSTPLALELSPDNSLRRAAEGGAEANLLAITEDPEVGTPLYSPSAKEPELGPALEGSEHRAEGSRSPPLRAACRSAAPHSPYKHAHIPAHAQHYQSYMQLIQQKSAVEYAQSQMSLVSMCKDLNSATSSEPRMEWKVKIRSDGTRYITKRPVRDRLLRERALKIREERSGMTTDDDNLSEMKMGRYWSKEERKQHLVKAKEQRRRREFMMQSRLDCLREQQGAEERKEVSILELSHKKMMKKRNKKIFDNWMTIQELLTHGTKSPDGTRVYNSFLSVTTV